A region of Streptomyces sp. NBC_01267 DNA encodes the following proteins:
- a CDS encoding macrolide family glycosyltransferase: MSLPSEPRSTAPLPEAALPEVPLSEVPRSEVTVSEAPVSRHILWFGFPAYSHLKASLGMVEELIRRGHRVTYVVADRLADRVAETGARVVPYSSVFPASLSGEETATTMMVAFLRESFAPLETALGSVADDPPDLIVHDALASDTAAVLSRKYGVPTVRTYAGFGTNSHVPQNGTEADPTHTPPDPGDPRLAELGGELAARITAAGVGDLLSTGPASGDDAVLDISFVTREFQMRGDTFGDEYLFAGPCLRASDFSGRWTPPAGTGPLLLVSLGTTANQHPDFFRTCAKAFADTPWHVVMTLGGGVDPAELGMLPPNVEAHQWIPHLAVLEHATVFVCQGGVGSLMEAAHQGVPVVVVPQQWDQHATARQVRDLGMGQWLHPGDLDADGLRAAVEEVAADPDAGRRAREMSRSVRTAPGAPGVADRLESLMSGPN, from the coding sequence ATGTCCCTGCCTAGCGAGCCGCGGTCCACGGCGCCCCTGCCTGAAGCGGCCCTGCCTGAAGTGCCCCTGTCCGAAGTGCCGAGGTCCGAAGTGACGGTGTCCGAAGCGCCCGTGTCCCGGCACATCCTCTGGTTCGGCTTCCCCGCGTACAGCCACCTCAAGGCCTCCCTCGGCATGGTCGAGGAGCTGATCCGGCGCGGACACCGCGTCACCTACGTCGTGGCCGACCGGCTCGCCGACCGGGTCGCCGAGACCGGTGCGCGGGTCGTTCCGTACTCCTCGGTGTTCCCCGCCTCCCTGAGCGGGGAGGAGACCGCGACGACCATGATGGTCGCGTTCCTGCGCGAGAGCTTCGCGCCCCTGGAGACCGCGCTGGGCAGCGTGGCCGACGATCCGCCCGACCTGATCGTGCACGACGCGCTCGCCTCCGACACGGCCGCCGTGCTGAGCCGGAAGTACGGTGTGCCGACCGTACGGACGTACGCGGGGTTCGGCACCAACAGTCACGTGCCGCAGAACGGCACCGAGGCCGATCCCACGCACACCCCGCCCGATCCGGGCGACCCGCGGCTGGCCGAGCTGGGGGGCGAACTCGCCGCCCGTATCACGGCGGCCGGGGTGGGCGACCTGCTCTCCACCGGACCGGCCAGCGGCGACGACGCGGTGCTCGACATCTCCTTCGTCACCCGTGAGTTCCAGATGCGGGGCGACACCTTCGGCGACGAGTACCTCTTTGCCGGACCCTGCCTGCGCGCGTCGGACTTCAGCGGGCGGTGGACACCTCCGGCGGGCACCGGACCGCTGCTGCTGGTCTCGCTCGGTACCACCGCCAACCAGCACCCGGACTTCTTCCGGACGTGCGCGAAGGCGTTCGCGGACACGCCCTGGCACGTGGTGATGACGCTCGGCGGGGGAGTGGACCCGGCGGAGCTGGGGATGCTGCCGCCCAACGTCGAGGCACATCAGTGGATCCCGCATCTCGCGGTGCTCGAACACGCCACCGTGTTCGTCTGCCAGGGCGGTGTCGGAAGCCTGATGGAGGCGGCCCACCAGGGCGTCCCCGTCGTGGTGGTGCCGCAGCAGTGGGACCAGCACGCCACTGCCCGTCAGGTGAGGGACCTGGGCATGGGGCAGTGGCTCCACCCCGGTGATCTCGACGCCGACGGGCTGCGGGCCGCCGTCGAGGAGGTGGCCGCCGATCCGGACGCCGGGCGGCGCGCTCGGGAGATGAGCCGTTCCGTGCGGACGGCGCCGGGAGCGCCCGGCGTCGCCGACCGGCTGGAGTCGCTCATGTCCGGCCCGAACTGA
- a CDS encoding 1,4-dihydroxy-6-naphthoate synthase: MTTPATPTTPATPLTLAHSPCPNDTFVFHAWTSGLLPGAVPPEVTLADIDVTNSLAEKGELDVLKISYAALPRVLDRYALLPCGGALGHGCGPLVLTRGVRDPADLDGGTVAIPTEHSTAYLLFRLWAERALPGGSVRTVVMPFHEIMPAVRDGSVDAGLVIHEARFTFHTYGLHRVVDLGEAWEARTGLPIPLGAIVARRDLGAERLAGIADAIRGSVRYAWADPGASREYVRAHAQEMETEVLDQHIGLYVNAYTEDLGESGYQAVRSLLGLAARTGAVPALAPGALDLPAVHGSGSAGAV; encoded by the coding sequence ATGACCACACCAGCCACACCGACTACCCCGGCCACACCGCTGACGCTCGCCCACTCGCCGTGTCCCAACGACACCTTCGTCTTCCACGCGTGGACGTCGGGGCTGCTGCCGGGGGCGGTCCCGCCCGAGGTCACCCTCGCCGACATCGACGTCACCAACTCACTCGCCGAGAAAGGCGAGTTGGACGTGCTGAAGATCTCCTACGCGGCACTGCCCCGGGTGCTCGACCGGTATGCGCTGCTGCCCTGCGGCGGCGCACTCGGGCACGGCTGCGGGCCGCTGGTGCTCACCCGGGGAGTCCGCGACCCTGCGGACCTGGACGGCGGGACCGTCGCGATCCCCACGGAGCACTCCACCGCGTATCTGCTGTTCCGGCTGTGGGCCGAGCGGGCACTGCCCGGCGGCAGCGTACGGACCGTGGTGATGCCGTTCCACGAGATCATGCCGGCGGTCCGGGACGGCAGCGTGGACGCCGGACTGGTCATCCACGAGGCGCGGTTCACCTTCCACACGTACGGACTGCACCGCGTCGTCGACCTCGGCGAGGCGTGGGAGGCCCGCACCGGGCTGCCCATCCCGCTCGGGGCCATCGTGGCCCGCAGGGATCTGGGTGCGGAGCGTCTGGCCGGGATCGCCGACGCGATCCGTGGTTCGGTCCGGTACGCCTGGGCGGATCCGGGTGCGTCCCGGGAGTACGTGCGCGCCCATGCGCAGGAGATGGAGACCGAGGTGCTGGACCAGCACATCGGTCTCTACGTCAACGCGTACACCGAGGACCTCGGTGAGTCGGGCTACCAGGCGGTCCGCTCGCTGCTGGGCCTGGCCGCGAGGACGGGCGCGGTTCCGGCGCTCGCTCCGGGGGCACTCGATCTGCCCGCCGTACACGGGAGCGGTTCCGCCGGCGCGGTCTGA
- a CDS encoding class I SAM-dependent methyltransferase, with product MTQSAGHADVRVPGGHMSPGLEVFSRGWPDQAPDTVCGWGSSEPHTQLVRKELVNILETYEVTTLNDAGCGDLAWMSTLDLGGVDYTGYDVHERDSWPELRRRGFRLEVVDITVDEPRPADLLICRDVFIHLPNDMILAALERFRKSCRLLLTTSYTSDPGVARGEFTNSDRMDAPSLLHAKLDLALPPFGLGTPLERIPEDSPNKYLGLWDMSAAPAAGATR from the coding sequence GTGACCCAATCAGCAGGGCACGCCGATGTGCGAGTGCCCGGCGGACACATGAGCCCCGGCCTGGAGGTCTTCTCCCGAGGGTGGCCCGACCAGGCACCCGACACGGTCTGCGGCTGGGGCTCCAGCGAGCCTCACACCCAGCTCGTCCGCAAGGAACTCGTGAACATCCTCGAAACGTACGAGGTGACCACGTTGAACGACGCCGGCTGCGGCGACCTCGCGTGGATGAGCACGCTCGACCTCGGAGGGGTCGACTACACCGGGTACGACGTCCACGAGCGGGACTCCTGGCCCGAGTTGCGGCGCCGCGGGTTCCGGCTCGAAGTCGTCGACATCACGGTGGACGAACCGCGCCCGGCCGACCTGCTGATCTGCCGGGACGTCTTCATCCATCTGCCGAACGACATGATCCTGGCCGCGCTCGAACGGTTCAGGAAGTCCTGCCGGCTGCTGCTCACCACCAGTTACACCAGCGATCCCGGCGTGGCGCGGGGCGAGTTCACCAATTCCGACCGGATGGACGCGCCGAGCCTGCTGCACGCGAAGCTCGACCTCGCGCTGCCGCCGTTCGGCCTGGGGACGCCGCTGGAGCGCATCCCCGAGGACTCGCCGAACAAGTACCTCGGCCTGTGGGACATGTCGGCCGCCCCGGCGGCAGGAGCCACCCGATGA